Proteins found in one Synechococcus sp. LA31 genomic segment:
- a CDS encoding efflux RND transporter periplasmic adaptor subunit, with product MIHRIVQGSASALVASAALLLTAPAWSHVGHGDEFQQQGDVRQVKANTETDALLGVTATQPQQGPEGLSVPTAAVVQADGKPLVFVKTATTYDPVFVQTGPTLGDQIVITEGLDPTDDVVVNGALSLYAESKKTQQAEPSAAEASADRPADQPEGNSALIAGGVAAALVVAAGATLTLRRKQQGE from the coding sequence TCGCCTCCGCGGCGTTGCTGCTGACGGCCCCGGCCTGGTCCCACGTGGGCCATGGGGATGAATTTCAGCAGCAAGGGGATGTGCGCCAGGTGAAGGCGAACACCGAAACCGATGCCCTGTTGGGTGTGACGGCCACGCAACCACAACAGGGCCCGGAGGGTCTGAGTGTGCCGACGGCCGCGGTTGTGCAGGCGGATGGCAAACCATTGGTGTTCGTGAAAACGGCCACCACCTACGACCCGGTCTTCGTTCAGACCGGTCCCACCCTTGGCGATCAGATCGTGATCACCGAGGGCCTCGATCCCACCGACGACGTGGTGGTGAACGGTGCCCTCTCGCTGTATGCCGAATCGAAAAAAACGCAGCAGGCCGAACCCTCCGCCGCTGAGGCCAGCGCCGATCGCCCAGCTGATCAACCTGAAGGCAACAGCGCTCTGATCGCCGGTGGCGTCGCTGCTGCCCTGGTGGTGGCCGCCGGGGCAACGCTGACCCTGCGCCGCAAGCAGCAGGGCGAATGA
- the cadR gene encoding Cd(II)/Pb(II)-responsive transcriptional regulator, whose amino-acid sequence MRIGELASATGVAVETLRFYEQEQLLTPPRRSRANYRLYTEDHLEQVRFIRHCRSLDIGIDEIRRLLSLRSHPNQSCLAVNRLLDEKLLQVDHRLRELQDLQAELQQLRSCCTAPATAADCGILQSLEQAAQPDH is encoded by the coding sequence ATGCGAATCGGCGAGCTCGCCAGTGCGACCGGCGTTGCTGTTGAAACCCTGCGCTTTTACGAACAGGAACAGCTGCTCACCCCGCCCCGGCGCAGTCGCGCCAATTACCGCCTCTACACCGAGGATCACCTGGAGCAGGTGCGCTTCATCCGCCACTGCCGCAGCCTCGACATCGGCATCGACGAGATCCGACGTCTCTTGTCACTTCGGAGCCATCCCAACCAGAGCTGCCTTGCCGTGAACCGGCTGCTGGACGAGAAGCTCCTGCAGGTGGACCACCGCCTGCGCGAGTTGCAGGACCTGCAGGCAGAACTGCAACAGTTGCGCTCCTGCTGCACGGCCCCGGCTACCGCCGCTGACTGCGGCATTCTCCAGAGTCTGGAGCAGGCAGCTCAACCTGATCATTGA
- a CDS encoding DMT family transporter has protein sequence MRLHADPQARGQWAGLIAAVLFGCSAPVISTLTHAGSALSLAGLLYGGAALVLWPLRLVQPAATQEAPVQPSDWKALVALTLLGGVIGPLALVHGLALLPAASSSLLLNLETVFTLLIAVVIGKEHLGRRGLLAAALTLAGAALLSGGSLAGSTWPGTALIALATLAWGIDNNISQRLSLRDPLQIASFKAIGAALPMLALAWALEERFPSPAQMALVLLIGALGYGLSIWLDLLALRALGAAREAVIFATAPFVGALFSVVVLRDALTLPLAMAAGLMVAGVVLLLRDEHSHRHHHAAQRHHHRHRHDPSDPDPHHNHAHPSDAQLAYPGDRPYWHAHEHEHEELEHKHPHVSDAHHRHRHQ, from the coding sequence ATGCGCCTGCACGCTGATCCGCAGGCGCGAGGCCAGTGGGCCGGACTGATCGCTGCCGTGCTGTTCGGTTGCAGTGCTCCTGTGATCAGCACGCTCACGCACGCAGGCTCGGCCCTCAGCCTGGCTGGGCTGCTCTATGGCGGTGCGGCCCTGGTGCTTTGGCCGCTGCGCTTGGTGCAGCCAGCGGCGACGCAGGAAGCCCCGGTGCAACCGAGCGACTGGAAGGCTCTGGTGGCGTTGACGCTGCTCGGCGGAGTGATCGGCCCTCTGGCCCTGGTGCATGGCCTGGCTCTGTTGCCCGCCGCCTCCAGTTCACTCCTGCTCAATCTGGAAACGGTGTTCACCTTGTTGATTGCCGTAGTGATCGGCAAGGAACATCTGGGTCGGCGTGGCCTGCTTGCCGCTGCGCTCACCCTCGCCGGCGCCGCCCTGCTCTCAGGCGGATCGCTGGCAGGAAGCACCTGGCCAGGCACGGCGTTGATCGCTCTGGCCACCCTGGCCTGGGGCATCGACAACAACATCAGCCAGCGGCTGTCGCTCCGGGACCCATTGCAGATCGCCAGCTTCAAAGCGATCGGAGCCGCCCTGCCGATGCTTGCGCTTGCGTGGGCTCTGGAGGAGCGCTTTCCATCGCCTGCCCAGATGGCTCTGGTGCTGCTGATTGGAGCGCTGGGCTATGGCCTCTCGATCTGGCTGGATCTGTTGGCACTGCGTGCCCTTGGTGCTGCCCGTGAAGCCGTGATCTTTGCCACGGCACCCTTCGTTGGAGCGCTCTTCTCTGTGGTGGTGTTGCGTGATGCACTCACCCTGCCATTGGCGATGGCTGCAGGACTGATGGTCGCCGGTGTGGTTCTACTGCTCAGGGACGAGCACAGCCACAGGCATCACCACGCGGCGCAGCGCCATCACCATCGCCACCGCCATGACCCGAGCGACCCAGATCCCCATCACAACCACGCCCATCCTTCCGACGCTCAACTGGCTTATCCAGGCGATCGGCCCTATTGGCATGCCCATGAACATGAGCACGAGGAGCTTGAGCACAAGCATCCCCATGTGAGCGACGCGCACCACCGTCACAGACACCAGTGA
- a CDS encoding efflux RND transporter periplasmic adaptor subunit, producing MTNTLARTLTRFTGKLDASPQKAWWIANRAVALPFVFVVALLLAFGLGRHSRSPNSTTPQADSAQISGENRTIPLTEQQLRQAGLTLIRPELSTTIERPITGFVEAHVGARALVGMPVAGQVMRLLVAPGQRVQAGSVLAEVRSPEAAAIRAEADGSAATAQSLEQQYQRALPMARQGALAWHELETRRIASVKARTDARSAQAKVRAIGSPTSAGVLQIRSPITGTVAALDATPGSVLPAGSDLAEITDTSGRELRFMVSPLLAANLKSDQVLRVKAGSQEMRARVVAVAPDSASANRVMIVRATPVAGALPPTGTAVTAFALVPSSEQQFTVPRQAVQLLNGEPVVYRYQRGSAEPVRVVLGPARSDQLEIVQGLQGGEQILSGNTAVLLQGDAPAR from the coding sequence ATGACCAACACCCTCGCAAGAACGCTCACCCGGTTCACCGGGAAGCTGGATGCCAGCCCGCAGAAGGCCTGGTGGATCGCCAACCGTGCTGTGGCCTTGCCCTTCGTTTTCGTGGTGGCATTGCTCCTCGCTTTCGGCCTGGGCCGCCACAGCCGATCACCGAACAGCACAACGCCGCAAGCCGATTCGGCTCAGATTTCAGGTGAAAACCGAACCATTCCCCTCACGGAGCAGCAACTCCGCCAGGCGGGCTTGACGCTGATCCGGCCTGAACTGAGCACCACCATCGAGCGGCCGATCACCGGATTCGTGGAGGCCCATGTGGGTGCCCGCGCGCTGGTGGGGATGCCGGTGGCGGGCCAGGTGATGCGTTTGCTCGTGGCCCCGGGACAAAGGGTGCAGGCCGGATCGGTACTGGCCGAGGTGCGTAGCCCGGAGGCGGCAGCCATCCGCGCAGAAGCCGACGGCTCCGCCGCCACAGCGCAATCGCTGGAGCAGCAGTATCAGCGGGCCCTGCCGATGGCACGCCAGGGTGCCCTGGCCTGGCATGAGCTCGAAACACGGCGGATCGCCAGCGTGAAGGCGCGCACTGATGCCCGCTCAGCTCAGGCGAAGGTCAGGGCCATCGGTTCTCCCACCAGCGCTGGTGTGCTTCAGATCCGCAGCCCGATCACCGGCACGGTGGCCGCTCTGGATGCTACCCCAGGATCGGTGTTGCCGGCCGGTAGTGATCTGGCGGAGATCACCGATACCTCGGGCCGTGAACTGCGCTTCATGGTGTCGCCTCTGTTGGCCGCCAACCTGAAGAGCGATCAGGTGCTGCGCGTGAAAGCAGGGAGCCAGGAAATGCGCGCCCGGGTGGTGGCCGTGGCGCCGGATTCCGCCAGCGCCAACCGCGTGATGATCGTGCGCGCCACGCCCGTGGCAGGGGCTTTACCCCCCACCGGAACAGCGGTGACGGCCTTTGCCCTGGTGCCGTCGAGCGAGCAGCAGTTCACCGTGCCCCGTCAAGCGGTGCAACTGCTGAACGGTGAGCCGGTGGTCTACCGCTATCAGCGCGGCTCCGCCGAGCCGGTGCGGGTGGTACTCGGGCCAGCCCGATCGGATCAATTGGAGATTGTGCAGGGGTTACAGGGCGGTGAGCAGATCCTCAGTGGCAACACGGCTGTGTTGCTCCAGGGAGATGCGCCTGCACGCTGA
- a CDS encoding cation-translocating P-type ATPase, producing the protein MLQLNASCSPMVHDRDHGHHDCCGTDHRAAQPADGCISSASATCPPRAGAGEVLWRINAMDCAAEENEIRQALAGVTGIADLRFQLASRTLAIRAKPAALSTAETILRRLGYPPQVLESGSPAAPVTGSVPWTRLIAALMLAAAAEGIHALLPQSWLHEALEIALALGAIPLAGLPVYTKGLAALRLGRLNINALMTVAVTGAFLIGHWPEAAMVMALYAIAEALEAQAADRARAAISRLMELAPEQARIKQDSGEWALVGVAAVVINQLVRVEPGERIPLDGVVATGNSAVNQAPVTGESLPVEKGAGDQVFAGTVNTHGSLVITVTAPASKSTLARIIHAVEEAQASRAPIQRFVDRFAARYTPAVFVLALALALLSPPLLGLTPIDAVYRALVLLVIACPCALVIATPVTLVSGLTAAARRGIVIKGGLYLEQARQLRTLAFDKTGTLTTGRPTLEAFQVIDGRVPITLQQQWAASLASRSDHPISRAIAAALNDERLAVEALKALGGRGVSGEIDGQTLRLANHRWVHELGLCTPDLEQAMSAHEQRGRSVSLLTDAHGVLALIAVADQPRATAAAAITGLRQLGLTPVMLSGDNARTAGVIADRLGIEQVRSELLPEQKLAAIAQLQAQAPTGMVGDGINDAPALAGAAIGVAMGAAGSDTAMEAADVVVMDDDPQRLVELIRLSRCTWAVLWQNIALALGIKGAFLVLTLLGTATMWQAVFADMGTSLLVIANGLRLRRQQWA; encoded by the coding sequence ATGCTGCAACTGAACGCCTCCTGCAGCCCGATGGTTCACGACCGCGACCACGGTCACCACGACTGCTGCGGCACTGACCATCGGGCTGCGCAACCAGCTGATGGCTGCATCAGCTCCGCCTCGGCGACTTGTCCGCCACGGGCAGGCGCCGGAGAGGTGCTCTGGCGCATCAACGCCATGGACTGCGCCGCAGAAGAGAACGAAATCCGCCAGGCGTTGGCGGGTGTGACCGGCATCGCTGATCTGCGCTTCCAGCTGGCTTCCCGCACGCTGGCGATCCGGGCCAAGCCGGCCGCTCTGAGCACGGCCGAAACGATCCTGCGTCGGCTCGGGTATCCGCCGCAGGTGCTGGAGTCAGGAAGCCCCGCTGCTCCGGTGACCGGCTCAGTGCCCTGGACACGCCTGATCGCCGCACTGATGCTGGCGGCGGCGGCTGAGGGGATCCATGCGCTGTTGCCTCAGTCCTGGCTGCACGAGGCTCTGGAGATCGCCCTGGCACTGGGAGCCATTCCCCTGGCTGGGCTGCCGGTGTACACCAAGGGCCTGGCGGCCCTGCGCCTGGGGCGGCTCAACATCAACGCCCTGATGACGGTGGCTGTCACGGGGGCCTTCCTGATCGGCCACTGGCCTGAGGCCGCCATGGTGATGGCGCTGTATGCCATCGCCGAGGCCCTGGAGGCCCAGGCCGCTGATCGGGCCAGAGCGGCGATCAGCCGGCTGATGGAGCTGGCACCGGAGCAGGCGCGGATCAAGCAGGACTCAGGCGAATGGGCCTTGGTTGGCGTTGCCGCGGTGGTCATCAACCAGCTGGTGCGGGTGGAGCCAGGCGAGCGCATTCCTCTCGATGGCGTTGTGGCCACTGGAAACAGCGCCGTCAATCAGGCGCCGGTCACCGGCGAGAGCCTGCCGGTTGAAAAGGGAGCGGGTGATCAGGTCTTTGCGGGCACGGTCAACACCCACGGCAGCCTTGTGATCACGGTCACCGCGCCTGCTTCAAAGAGCACCCTGGCGCGCATCATCCATGCGGTGGAGGAAGCCCAGGCATCGCGGGCCCCGATCCAGCGCTTTGTGGATCGCTTCGCAGCGCGCTACACCCCGGCGGTGTTTGTGCTGGCGCTCGCGCTGGCGTTGCTCTCCCCGCCACTGCTCGGTCTCACACCGATCGATGCGGTGTATCGCGCATTGGTGCTGCTGGTGATCGCCTGCCCCTGCGCCCTGGTGATCGCCACGCCGGTCACCCTGGTGAGCGGGCTGACCGCCGCTGCTCGTCGCGGGATTGTGATCAAGGGCGGGCTCTATCTGGAGCAGGCGCGTCAGCTGCGCACACTGGCCTTCGACAAGACAGGCACGCTCACCACCGGCCGGCCAACGCTGGAGGCTTTTCAGGTGATCGATGGACGCGTGCCGATCACGCTGCAACAGCAATGGGCGGCGTCGTTGGCTTCGCGCTCTGACCACCCGATCAGCCGCGCCATTGCAGCCGCCCTCAATGACGAGCGGCTGGCGGTGGAGGCGCTGAAGGCCTTGGGAGGACGGGGCGTCAGCGGAGAGATTGATGGCCAGACACTGCGTCTCGCCAACCACCGCTGGGTCCACGAACTGGGGCTCTGCACCCCGGATCTGGAACAGGCGATGTCGGCCCATGAACAGCGGGGCCGCAGCGTCAGCCTGTTGACGGATGCCCATGGCGTTCTGGCTCTGATCGCTGTGGCGGATCAACCCAGGGCCACGGCAGCAGCCGCCATCACTGGCCTCAGACAGCTGGGGCTGACCCCGGTGATGCTCAGCGGCGACAACGCGCGCACCGCCGGCGTGATTGCTGATCGGCTGGGGATCGAGCAGGTTCGCAGTGAGCTGTTGCCTGAGCAGAAGCTGGCAGCAATCGCGCAACTGCAGGCGCAGGCACCCACCGGCATGGTGGGCGACGGCATCAACGACGCCCCCGCCCTGGCCGGTGCCGCGATCGGAGTGGCGATGGGCGCCGCCGGCAGTGATACCGCCATGGAGGCCGCCGATGTGGTGGTGATGGACGACGATCCGCAGCGCCTCGTGGAGCTGATCCGGCTGTCGCGCTGCACCTGGGCCGTGCTCTGGCAGAACATCGCCCTGGCACTGGGAATCAAGGGCGCCTTCCTGGTGCTCACCCTGCTGGGAACCGCCACCATGTGGCAGGCCGTGTTCGCCGACATGGGCACCAGCTTGCTCGTCATCGCCAATGGCCTGAGGCTGCGGCGTCAGCAATGGGCCTGA
- a CDS encoding efflux RND transporter permease subunit, producing the protein MIEALLNTTLRFSIARRWLVVVAAVVVSVAGLGMLRQMPLDVFPPFAPPQVDVQITADGLSPEEVETRITLPVESALNGIAGVETVRSSSKAGLSMVQVVFNQNADIYRARQSVSERMQQVETQLPANAAAPEISPLVSPLGTILQVAFTVEPGGTTSLMDLQQLVLRSYRNPILAVPGVAQITVYGGEEAQYQVLLDPQELQVKGVSLKAVMQGVSAAMSTSPGGFLVAGGQERLIRPLAQIQQTSDLADVAVTDQQGRPVLLSTLAEVQRGPALKRGDASFNGQPAVVLMVIKQPDVDTPTVTRAVEQRIAELNRTLPTDVRVKRTFRQSNFIDTALRNVSESLLLGIVIVSLVIVAFLMNWRAAVITLSAIPLSLLVGLMLMKAFGLGLNTMTLGGLVVAIGSVVDDSIVDMENCYRGLRRNQSSPTPRSPLQVVFDTSVEVRQPVLFSTLIIAVVFAPIFSLTGVEGRIFAPMGLAYLFSIGASTLVAVTLSPALCAILLAPVQLPPENTWIANRCERIYRPWLAMALAQPQRLLAIALSLVVGTALILPSLGRVFLPEFREQSLVNSMVLYPGVSLEMTNRAGLALTRSLQDSPLVEWVQLRTGRAPGDADGAGVNLAHVDVELSARAMDNRPAALAELRKAFLKIPGVAPNIGGFISHRMDEVLSGVRSAIAIKIYGTDLAELRRLGEAVVKVVEPIEGVVDLQLEPQLPIPQIQIHYDRPLAAALGLSIEDLAQAVEIALNGKVAGHVVEAGVRSDVLVQLNAASRSSLDAIRALPVAFSNGMTVPLGSVAWVEEGLGNNIVNREDVSRLIVVSANVSGRALGSVVRDIQRVVAREVRLPQGYAIRYGGQFESEERATGSLVLYSLVAVVVIMLLMITAVKSVPATVAIMLNLPLALVGGVVAVLLSGAVLSVASLIGFITLFGVAVRNGLLLVDNYNRRHAAGQPLHTVIEEGSLERLNAILMTALSSALGTLPLAVAFGAGSEILQPLAVVVLGGLITSTALTLLVIPALYARFGRWLLPAAQLSSLSADL; encoded by the coding sequence ATGATCGAAGCGCTGCTCAACACCACCCTGCGCTTCTCGATCGCCCGCCGCTGGCTGGTGGTGGTGGCCGCCGTGGTGGTCAGCGTTGCTGGCCTGGGGATGCTCCGCCAGATGCCGCTGGATGTGTTTCCGCCGTTCGCCCCACCGCAGGTGGATGTGCAGATCACAGCCGATGGCCTGTCGCCGGAGGAGGTGGAAACGCGCATCACCCTGCCGGTGGAATCGGCGCTGAATGGCATCGCCGGCGTGGAGACCGTGCGCTCCTCCTCCAAGGCGGGGCTCTCGATGGTGCAGGTGGTGTTCAACCAGAACGCCGACATCTATCGGGCCCGCCAATCGGTGTCCGAGCGGATGCAGCAGGTGGAGACCCAGTTGCCGGCCAATGCCGCAGCGCCGGAGATCTCACCGCTGGTATCGCCCCTGGGCACGATTCTTCAGGTCGCCTTCACAGTGGAACCCGGCGGCACCACGTCGCTGATGGATCTGCAACAGCTGGTGCTGCGCTCCTATCGCAACCCGATCCTGGCGGTGCCTGGGGTGGCGCAGATCACTGTCTATGGCGGGGAAGAAGCGCAGTATCAGGTGCTCCTCGATCCGCAGGAACTGCAGGTGAAAGGGGTCAGCCTCAAAGCTGTGATGCAGGGGGTCTCTGCGGCGATGTCCACCAGCCCGGGAGGCTTCCTCGTAGCTGGCGGCCAGGAGCGCCTGATCCGGCCGCTGGCTCAGATCCAGCAGACGAGCGATCTGGCGGATGTAGCGGTGACCGATCAGCAGGGCCGGCCTGTGCTGCTCTCCACCCTGGCGGAGGTGCAGCGGGGGCCTGCCTTGAAACGGGGCGACGCCAGCTTCAACGGTCAACCGGCGGTGGTGCTGATGGTGATCAAGCAGCCGGATGTGGATACGCCCACGGTCACCCGTGCGGTGGAGCAGCGCATCGCTGAGCTCAATCGCACCCTGCCGACGGATGTGCGGGTGAAGCGCACCTTCAGGCAGAGCAATTTCATCGACACTGCGCTGCGCAATGTGAGCGAATCGCTGTTGCTCGGGATTGTGATCGTGTCCCTGGTGATCGTGGCCTTTCTGATGAACTGGCGCGCAGCCGTGATCACCCTCAGCGCCATTCCCCTGTCGCTGTTGGTTGGCCTGATGTTGATGAAGGCCTTTGGCCTTGGCCTCAACACCATGACCCTGGGCGGTTTGGTGGTGGCGATCGGCTCGGTGGTCGACGACTCGATCGTCGACATGGAGAACTGCTACCGCGGTCTGCGCCGCAATCAGAGCAGTCCCACACCACGGTCGCCGCTGCAGGTGGTGTTCGACACCTCGGTGGAGGTGCGTCAGCCGGTGCTGTTCTCCACCCTGATTATCGCGGTGGTGTTTGCCCCGATCTTTTCGCTCACGGGGGTGGAGGGCCGCATCTTTGCGCCGATGGGCCTGGCCTATCTCTTCTCGATCGGCGCGTCCACCCTGGTGGCGGTGACGCTCTCGCCGGCTCTCTGCGCCATTTTGCTCGCGCCGGTGCAGCTGCCGCCCGAAAACACCTGGATCGCCAACCGCTGCGAACGGATCTATCGGCCCTGGCTGGCGATGGCGCTGGCGCAACCGCAGCGGCTGCTCGCGATCGCCCTGAGCCTGGTGGTGGGCACCGCGCTGATCCTGCCCAGCCTGGGCCGGGTGTTCCTGCCGGAGTTCCGCGAGCAGTCGCTGGTGAATTCGATGGTGCTCTATCCAGGTGTGTCGCTGGAGATGACCAATCGCGCCGGCCTGGCGCTGACGCGCTCGCTGCAGGACAGTCCGCTGGTGGAGTGGGTGCAGCTGCGCACCGGCCGTGCTCCCGGCGATGCCGACGGAGCCGGGGTGAACCTGGCCCACGTGGATGTGGAGCTGAGCGCCAGGGCCATGGACAACAGGCCCGCCGCGCTTGCGGAATTGCGCAAGGCCTTCCTGAAGATTCCCGGTGTGGCCCCGAACATCGGTGGCTTCATCTCGCACCGCATGGATGAGGTGCTCTCCGGTGTGCGCAGCGCCATCGCCATCAAGATCTATGGCACCGATCTGGCGGAGTTGCGGCGCCTCGGCGAAGCCGTGGTGAAGGTGGTGGAGCCGATTGAGGGGGTAGTGGATCTGCAGCTTGAGCCCCAACTGCCCATCCCCCAGATTCAGATCCACTACGACCGCCCCCTGGCGGCCGCCCTCGGACTGAGCATCGAGGATCTGGCCCAGGCCGTGGAGATCGCCCTCAACGGCAAGGTGGCGGGCCATGTTGTGGAAGCCGGCGTGCGCAGCGATGTGCTCGTGCAGCTCAATGCCGCCAGCCGCAGCAGTCTCGACGCCATCCGGGCCCTGCCGGTGGCCTTCTCCAATGGCATGACCGTGCCCCTCGGCAGCGTGGCCTGGGTGGAGGAGGGTCTCGGCAACAACATCGTCAACCGGGAAGATGTCTCCCGCCTGATCGTTGTCTCCGCCAACGTGAGCGGCCGCGCTCTCGGTTCGGTGGTGCGGGACATCCAGCGGGTCGTGGCACGCGAGGTTCGCCTACCGCAGGGCTATGCGATCCGCTACGGAGGTCAATTCGAATCAGAAGAACGTGCCACAGGCAGCCTGGTGCTCTACAGCCTGGTGGCGGTGGTGGTGATCATGTTGTTGATGATCACGGCCGTGAAATCAGTGCCCGCCACTGTCGCGATCATGCTCAATCTGCCGCTGGCGCTGGTGGGTGGTGTGGTGGCGGTGTTGCTCAGCGGTGCGGTGTTGTCGGTGGCGTCGTTGATCGGCTTCATCACGTTGTTCGGTGTGGCCGTGCGCAATGGATTGCTGCTGGTGGACAACTACAACCGCCGCCATGCCGCTGGCCAGCCTCTGCACACCGTGATTGAGGAGGGAAGCCTGGAGCGCCTGAACGCCATCTTGATGACGGCGCTGTCCTCGGCCCTGGGAACGCTGCCTCTGGCTGTGGCCTTTGGCGCCGGCAGTGAAATCCTCCAGCCGCTGGCGGTGGTGGTGCTCGGCGGCCTGATCACCTCCACCGCGCTCACCCTGCTGGTGATCCCGGCTCTCTATGCCCGTTTCGGACGCTGGTTGCTCCCCGCAGCGCAACTGTCGTCGCTCTCTGCAGACCTCTGA